A genomic segment from Myxococcota bacterium encodes:
- a CDS encoding protein kinase, with translation MPILPLDLRPPRVTNALSCAAMLAAVALGAAAEPAPPASPESPASIASPAPSLEAAAERVAPSATDAGVASDAPNDGELDSLATWASTRRRVEAPSPLVDGEARAERLAAAHARSRGLDAPNAWLPPNLEGHLRLRAALALDALGDAERARSEFERAIALGRGEPQAWRGLARSLVRSGESEPARNALLASIEAAGGMPEQLAASHRDLGELALLERRADDAVVALEIAQRNAPHDAHIARLLDRARHERAPAIAAAPDRAVALRLATVPTQLHRRADELASTLLAHLPPDARATLRAARVRLERPHSQQAAWAALAALVVLLAAGRALRGRGDLAVAIEYPAELRGTFTVRIATRAPKRKAARRSASADVLAGGPSSHTVHTLVSRETRFRGLRPGRYWVTVEGLLQAAESEEVLAELAEDRQAAVARGKSARLELDLRPNECPVDIAVLWDKRPAKDAGVVALGAPGTLRYARGGPVRLGLPRGRHAVAIGSGDRVAVLEVEVDSYAPKSIAIDLAGSADVVFKGCPPAVDLYLHGDIAAAARALEREGQAAQGHALLARMHRDAGRAAQAAEHFEQAEAWSEAAELWAASGDARRAAPLFERAGDAVRAAEMHRRAGALVEAGSAFERARDFDSAVECYRDANAVTQWIDALERAGRVFEASQVALERTERRRAIRLLQQVLPEDERYAEAALQLAAVLEQEGHADLAAQRLEEYLAATGADARADAQFHLAELYDDAGDLERSIAVLEALRLREPTYPNLATRIETLRKRRSAERETSGRAATGGNLQTTAPLLGESRYEIREEIGRGGMGVVYRAHDKRLDREVALKRMPKSLREHPKAVQYFLREAQAVARLNHRNIVTVYDVDQEDNVFFITMELLKGHPLNAVLRKKGRIGPRDVAKLGIQVAAGLAYAHDNGVVHRDIKTANLFLTTDKRVSIMDFGLAKMVEEVRKGSTIIGGTPFYMAPEQAVGGDVDHRADLYALGVTLFELATGKVPFEEGDVTLHHRETPPPDPRSLAPGMPDALAALILALMAKDPAARPASAHEVRERLEQIARDGSATGV, from the coding sequence ATGCCCATCCTCCCGCTCGATCTCCGACCGCCGCGCGTGACGAACGCACTCTCGTGCGCGGCGATGCTCGCCGCCGTCGCGCTCGGCGCTGCGGCCGAGCCCGCTCCTCCCGCCTCGCCGGAATCGCCCGCATCGATCGCGTCGCCGGCCCCGTCGCTCGAAGCCGCCGCCGAGCGCGTCGCGCCGAGTGCGACGGACGCGGGCGTCGCGTCCGACGCGCCTAACGACGGCGAGCTCGACTCGCTCGCGACGTGGGCGAGCACGCGGCGAAGGGTCGAAGCGCCGTCGCCGCTCGTCGACGGCGAGGCCCGCGCCGAGCGGCTCGCCGCCGCGCACGCGCGATCGCGCGGGCTCGACGCGCCGAACGCCTGGCTCCCGCCGAACCTCGAGGGACACCTGCGTCTGCGCGCCGCACTCGCGCTCGACGCGCTCGGCGACGCGGAGCGCGCGCGATCCGAGTTCGAACGCGCGATCGCGCTCGGTCGCGGCGAGCCGCAGGCCTGGCGCGGGCTCGCGCGTTCGCTCGTCCGCAGCGGCGAATCCGAGCCCGCGCGCAACGCGCTCCTCGCGTCGATCGAGGCCGCGGGCGGCATGCCCGAGCAGCTCGCGGCATCGCACCGGGACCTCGGCGAGCTGGCGCTGCTCGAGCGCCGCGCCGACGACGCGGTGGTCGCGCTCGAGATCGCACAGCGCAACGCGCCGCACGACGCACACATCGCGCGGCTCCTCGACCGCGCGCGCCACGAGCGGGCGCCCGCGATCGCCGCGGCGCCCGACCGCGCCGTCGCGCTCCGGCTCGCGACGGTTCCCACGCAGCTCCACCGCCGCGCGGACGAGCTCGCGTCGACCCTGCTCGCGCACCTCCCGCCCGACGCGCGCGCGACGCTCCGCGCCGCGCGCGTGCGGCTCGAGCGCCCGCACAGCCAGCAGGCCGCGTGGGCCGCGCTCGCGGCGCTCGTCGTGCTGCTCGCCGCCGGTCGCGCGCTGCGCGGCCGCGGCGACCTCGCCGTCGCGATCGAGTACCCCGCCGAGCTCCGCGGCACGTTCACCGTGCGCATCGCGACGCGCGCGCCGAAGCGCAAGGCGGCGCGCCGGAGCGCGAGCGCCGACGTGCTCGCGGGCGGGCCCTCGTCGCACACGGTCCACACGCTGGTGAGCCGCGAGACGCGCTTCCGCGGCCTCCGCCCCGGCCGCTACTGGGTGACGGTGGAGGGCCTGCTGCAGGCCGCCGAGAGCGAGGAGGTGCTCGCCGAGCTCGCCGAGGATCGGCAGGCCGCGGTCGCGCGCGGCAAGAGCGCGCGCCTCGAGCTCGACCTGCGGCCCAACGAGTGCCCCGTCGACATCGCCGTGCTGTGGGACAAGCGGCCGGCGAAGGACGCGGGCGTCGTCGCGCTCGGCGCGCCCGGCACGCTTCGCTATGCGCGCGGCGGTCCTGTGCGCCTCGGCCTCCCGCGCGGCCGGCACGCCGTCGCCATCGGGAGCGGCGACCGCGTCGCCGTGCTCGAGGTGGAGGTCGACTCGTACGCGCCGAAGTCGATCGCGATCGACCTCGCCGGGAGCGCGGACGTCGTCTTCAAGGGCTGTCCGCCCGCCGTCGACCTGTATCTCCACGGCGACATCGCCGCGGCCGCGCGCGCGCTCGAGCGCGAGGGACAGGCCGCCCAGGGCCACGCGCTGCTCGCCCGCATGCACCGCGATGCCGGGCGCGCCGCGCAGGCCGCCGAGCACTTCGAGCAGGCCGAAGCCTGGAGCGAGGCCGCCGAGCTGTGGGCCGCGTCGGGCGACGCGCGACGCGCCGCACCGCTCTTCGAGCGCGCCGGCGACGCGGTGCGCGCGGCCGAGATGCACCGGCGCGCGGGCGCCCTCGTCGAGGCGGGCTCCGCGTTCGAGCGCGCGCGCGACTTCGACTCCGCGGTCGAGTGCTACCGCGACGCCAACGCCGTGACGCAGTGGATCGACGCGCTCGAGCGCGCGGGTCGCGTGTTCGAGGCGTCGCAGGTCGCGCTCGAGCGGACCGAGCGGCGGCGCGCCATCCGCCTCCTGCAGCAGGTGCTGCCCGAGGACGAACGCTATGCGGAGGCGGCCCTCCAGCTCGCCGCCGTCCTCGAGCAGGAGGGGCACGCCGACCTCGCCGCGCAGCGCCTCGAGGAGTACCTCGCCGCCACCGGCGCCGACGCGCGCGCCGACGCGCAGTTCCACCTCGCCGAGCTCTACGACGACGCCGGCGACCTCGAGCGGTCGATCGCCGTGCTCGAAGCGCTGCGGCTGCGCGAGCCGACGTACCCCAACCTCGCGACGCGGATCGAGACGCTGCGCAAGCGCCGCAGCGCGGAGCGCGAGACGTCGGGACGCGCCGCGACCGGCGGGAACCTCCAGACCACCGCGCCGCTGCTCGGCGAGAGCCGCTACGAGATCCGCGAGGAGATCGGACGCGGCGGCATGGGCGTCGTGTACCGCGCGCACGACAAGCGCCTCGATCGCGAGGTCGCGCTGAAGCGCATGCCGAAGAGCCTGCGCGAGCACCCGAAGGCCGTGCAGTACTTCCTGCGGGAGGCCCAGGCCGTCGCGCGGCTCAACCATCGCAACATCGTGACGGTCTACGACGTCGACCAGGAGGACAACGTCTTCTTCATCACGATGGAGCTGCTGAAGGGCCACCCGCTCAACGCGGTGCTGCGGAAGAAGGGGCGCATCGGCCCGCGCGACGTCGCGAAGCTCGGCATCCAGGTGGCTGCGGGGCTCGCCTACGCGCACGACAACGGCGTCGTCCACCGCGACATCAAGACCGCGAACCTCTTCCTCACGACCGACAAGCGCGTCTCGATCATGGACTTCGGGCTCGCGAAGATGGTCGAGGAGGTGCGCAAGGGCTCGACGATCATCGGCGGCACGCCCTTCTACATGGCGCCGGAGCAGGCGGTCGGCGGCGACGTCGACCACCGCGCCGACCTGTACGCACTCGGCGTCACGCTGTTCGAGCTCGCGACGGGCAAGGTGCCGTTCGAGGAGGGCGACGTGACGCTCCACCATCGCGAGACGCCGCCGCCCGACCCGCGATCGCTCGCCCCCGGCATGCCGGACGCACTCGCCGCGCTGATCCTCGCGCTCATGGCGAAGGATCCCGCCGCTCGGCCCGCGTCGGCGCACGAGGTGCGCGAGAGGCTCGAGCAGATCGCGCGCGACGGATCGGCCACCGGCGTGTGA